Proteins encoded together in one Chitinophaga sp. LS1 window:
- a CDS encoding prolyl oligopeptidase family serine peptidase: MKGKLMLVALLGMQVAVAQKKTIDTTAYNEWKRIGTPSLSYDGQWMLYRYSGDEQGLQYLVNTASGKATTFSNMNSPEFIGRGKWIKFTRNDSTVLRRLKDGHEEYWTRSSYFVGNDNGTTLSYSASGKQVVVDINTGDSTVLNGVGRCNFYDGGVIYVKGNQLLAGPLKGKHAVLFTGPIDDFNFNMGRKEGTVLSDKKVYYFSIKSGKATFVFDYRDVKAPAGYSVNEQAPPVTAGTKQFVLDVMRTAQPVMRPQPQNTGFQLELWTWNEPVTQRLQRRGVYDKNMMNQAKFVYNIDTKTVVEVAPEMYGQLVTPSSEAFDYVLALDPAPYKVDIDYRYNSNVDIYLVNVHTGEKRLIAKDSYETPGWSPNGKFAIYYDTQKKIWEKIDLSTGNFINISDQIGFPVNDEEWDQPGRNPAYGLAGYLDGGNTAVFYDRYDMWAVDLTGQRKPYSLTGQYGRQHKVVLRLNGAEYMERMDLSKPILLRSFNENTKSRGLYKLQSVGKVESVADNPDYNVKIGSISGDGRSCIFTKESYQVNPDIWYGDIDFKKTRQLTDFNPQQEDYKWGDVKVVSWKTFDGRDDEGLLYLPEGYDSTKVYPMIVDFYETHSQDLHEYIVPEYSTSTINISTYVSNGYLVFRPDVHYVIGKPGESVYNCVVSGVKSLIDKKIANKDAVGLQGHSFGGYEAAYLVTRTDVFKCANIGAGVVNMTYNYTAMRQNGAPCLFKFESEQYRMGKSLWEDKEGYISNSAIFNADKIHTPLMIFHNDKDGAVPFTQGLDLFLSMRRLQRPAWLLNYKGGNHTLEDLPAQKDFTIRMQGFFDHYLKKTAMPGWMSEGISVDERNVDQKY, encoded by the coding sequence ATGAAAGGGAAATTAATGCTGGTGGCACTGCTGGGAATGCAGGTCGCAGTCGCTCAGAAAAAAACAATCGATACGACTGCGTATAACGAATGGAAAAGAATTGGAACGCCATCCCTATCCTACGATGGTCAGTGGATGCTGTACCGCTATAGCGGAGATGAGCAGGGCTTACAGTACCTGGTGAATACGGCGAGTGGCAAAGCGACCACCTTTAGTAATATGAACAGTCCTGAATTTATAGGCAGGGGAAAGTGGATAAAGTTCACCAGAAATGATTCCACTGTGCTGAGACGCTTGAAAGACGGACATGAAGAATACTGGACCCGGAGTAGCTATTTTGTTGGTAATGACAATGGTACGACTTTGAGTTACAGCGCTTCCGGTAAACAGGTAGTCGTAGATATAAACACTGGCGACAGCACTGTACTGAATGGTGTAGGCAGGTGTAATTTCTATGACGGCGGGGTTATTTACGTCAAGGGAAACCAGTTGCTGGCAGGTCCGTTAAAGGGAAAACATGCGGTGTTGTTTACAGGACCGATTGATGATTTTAACTTTAATATGGGCAGGAAAGAGGGGACGGTCTTGTCTGACAAAAAGGTGTATTATTTTTCTATAAAAAGTGGAAAGGCCACCTTCGTGTTTGATTACAGGGACGTAAAAGCACCTGCAGGTTATAGCGTAAACGAACAGGCGCCGCCAGTTACAGCAGGAACCAAACAGTTTGTACTTGATGTAATGCGTACAGCGCAACCTGTGATGCGTCCGCAACCACAGAATACCGGTTTCCAGCTGGAACTGTGGACATGGAATGAGCCGGTGACACAACGTTTGCAACGCAGGGGGGTGTATGACAAGAACATGATGAACCAGGCGAAGTTTGTGTATAACATCGATACAAAGACGGTGGTAGAAGTAGCACCTGAAATGTATGGTCAGCTGGTGACACCATCCAGCGAAGCATTTGATTATGTGCTTGCATTGGATCCGGCTCCTTACAAAGTGGATATCGATTACCGCTATAATAGCAATGTGGACATTTACCTGGTAAATGTACATACAGGAGAAAAAAGACTGATTGCAAAAGATAGTTATGAAACGCCGGGTTGGAGCCCGAATGGTAAATTCGCTATTTACTATGATACACAGAAAAAGATATGGGAAAAGATTGATCTGAGTACAGGCAATTTTATAAACATCTCTGATCAGATTGGTTTTCCTGTGAATGATGAGGAGTGGGACCAACCGGGGCGTAATCCTGCTTATGGGCTGGCAGGCTACCTGGATGGTGGGAATACGGCGGTATTCTATGACAGGTATGATATGTGGGCGGTAGACCTGACAGGTCAGCGCAAACCTTATTCACTGACAGGTCAGTATGGCCGTCAGCATAAAGTGGTGTTGCGCCTGAACGGAGCGGAATATATGGAACGGATGGATCTGAGCAAGCCTATATTGCTGCGTAGTTTCAATGAAAATACAAAGTCACGTGGATTGTACAAATTGCAATCTGTGGGGAAAGTAGAAAGCGTAGCAGATAATCCGGATTATAATGTGAAGATTGGTTCTATATCAGGTGATGGTCGTTCCTGCATCTTTACAAAGGAAAGTTACCAGGTCAACCCGGATATATGGTATGGTGATATTGATTTTAAGAAAACAAGGCAACTGACTGATTTTAATCCGCAACAGGAAGATTACAAATGGGGTGATGTGAAGGTAGTAAGTTGGAAAACTTTTGATGGCAGAGATGACGAAGGTTTGTTGTACCTGCCGGAGGGATATGATTCAACAAAAGTTTATCCTATGATTGTAGATTTCTATGAAACACATTCCCAGGATCTGCATGAATATATTGTACCTGAGTATAGCACAAGTACGATCAATATTAGTACCTATGTAAGCAATGGGTACCTGGTATTTCGTCCGGATGTGCATTATGTGATAGGTAAGCCGGGTGAGAGTGTGTATAATTGTGTGGTGAGTGGGGTGAAATCTCTGATTGATAAAAAAATTGCTAATAAAGATGCAGTTGGTTTACAGGGTCATAGCTTTGGTGGTTATGAAGCCGCTTACCTCGTGACAAGAACGGATGTATTTAAATGTGCGAATATTGGTGCGGGTGTGGTGAATATGACTTACAACTATACGGCGATGCGACAGAATGGTGCGCCATGTCTGTTTAAGTTTGAATCAGAGCAGTATAGAATGGGGAAGAGCCTGTGGGAAGATAAGGAAGGGTATATTAGCAATTCTGCTATTTTTAATGCTGATAAGATACATACACCATTGATGATCTTTCATAACGATAAAGATGGAGCAGTACCTTTTACACAAGGACTGGATCTGTTCCTGAGTATGCGTAGGTTGCAGCGTCCGGCGTGGTTACTGAATTATAAAGGTGGTAATCATACGTTGGAAGATTTGCCGGCGCAGAAGGATTTTACGATTCGTATGCAAGGTTTCTTTGATCATTATTTGAAGAAGACGGCAATGCCGGGATGGATGAGTGAGGGGATAAGTGTGGATGAGAGAAATGTAGATCAGAAATATTAA
- a CDS encoding TlpA disulfide reductase family protein: MKYTWISALAMMLAVPGVGFSQTDSSRLQKSGVPVAGDTLTIHYNPAGGPLAGKEHIRGMVYTYRNYRWGLDDVNLQLHNGTYDAKYLVPENCAFVAFKFYVEQDGQIAAYDNNSDYGFAETTINKQGVALPGGALAWGLFRKPSFGHAPQGYFEKFNISDEALEMWIRKEMKNYPQYMPRYFGDYLAMLKMSLGDEYNEKVERNLVRLAGLPDIDESNYYQIFSTYQFELKDTHKGDSVKAVLLAKYPHGRQARHQAYTAAYNSEQNDAKLGKMEKFLQDFPVAEMRKDSGAEQQYMYYGIYRELAVGYVATGQFDKLIALLPQMDFASLVEIYRWNVERHFMTNSMPLDSIYPLGNAMMKELISKVHDGSYNENLRFTPNQADEFAMSQLDKKLAVQVRMLDKMGRYAEAMPYLRMISPAFIYTNAKLNDAHIDILEHTGNAAQAAAVLETGVSNNAATPGMIEKLKKEYVAKNGKEDGFDAYMESLKPAADVEKFRSEIKSHLISEKYTPFKLKDLNGRTVSSATDFKDKIVVIDFWAMWCTPCKSAFPGMQMVVDKYAKDKHVAFYFIATQAANKNYKEEIKSYISKSGYRFNVLLDEITSKGAQDQVFRSMASVFRSSGIPRKVVLKNGVIRWTSEGYGGSASKLVDELSYVIDLLKNEN, translated from the coding sequence ATGAAGTATACATGGATCAGTGCGCTGGCTATGATGCTGGCGGTGCCAGGTGTTGGCTTTAGCCAGACAGATAGCAGCAGGTTACAAAAAAGTGGTGTGCCCGTAGCAGGCGATACGTTGACCATTCATTACAATCCCGCTGGCGGTCCGCTGGCAGGAAAGGAGCATATCCGTGGGATGGTGTACACCTACCGCAACTACAGATGGGGATTGGATGATGTGAACCTGCAGTTGCACAATGGCACCTATGATGCAAAATATTTAGTGCCGGAGAACTGTGCGTTTGTAGCATTCAAATTCTATGTAGAACAGGATGGTCAGATCGCCGCTTATGATAACAATAGTGATTATGGCTTTGCAGAAACCACTATTAATAAACAGGGTGTAGCGCTGCCTGGTGGCGCACTGGCATGGGGTTTATTCCGTAAACCTTCCTTCGGTCATGCGCCGCAGGGATACTTCGAAAAATTCAATATCAGTGATGAAGCGCTGGAAATGTGGATACGTAAGGAAATGAAAAATTATCCCCAGTACATGCCACGTTATTTCGGTGATTACCTGGCTATGCTGAAAATGAGCCTGGGTGATGAATACAATGAAAAGGTGGAGAGAAACCTCGTTCGTCTGGCAGGTTTACCAGACATCGATGAATCTAACTATTACCAGATCTTTAGCACTTATCAGTTTGAACTGAAAGATACCCACAAAGGGGATTCTGTAAAAGCAGTATTATTAGCTAAATACCCTCATGGTCGTCAGGCACGCCATCAGGCATATACGGCTGCTTATAATAGTGAGCAGAACGATGCTAAACTGGGTAAGATGGAGAAATTTTTGCAGGACTTCCCGGTTGCAGAAATGCGCAAAGATTCCGGTGCTGAACAGCAGTATATGTACTACGGCATCTATAGGGAACTCGCAGTTGGCTATGTGGCAACAGGACAATTCGATAAACTGATTGCATTGCTGCCACAAATGGACTTCGCTTCCCTGGTAGAAATTTATCGCTGGAATGTAGAACGTCATTTCATGACAAACAGTATGCCGCTGGATAGTATATATCCTTTAGGAAATGCCATGATGAAAGAACTGATCAGCAAAGTACATGATGGCTCTTACAATGAAAACCTGCGCTTTACTCCCAACCAGGCAGATGAATTTGCAATGAGTCAGCTGGATAAAAAACTGGCTGTACAGGTACGCATGCTGGACAAAATGGGCCGCTATGCAGAAGCGATGCCCTATCTGCGTATGATCTCTCCAGCCTTTATCTACACCAATGCAAAACTGAATGATGCACATATCGATATCCTGGAGCATACCGGCAATGCAGCACAGGCAGCGGCAGTACTGGAAACAGGTGTAAGTAATAATGCAGCTACGCCGGGTATGATTGAGAAACTGAAGAAGGAATATGTAGCAAAGAATGGGAAGGAAGATGGTTTTGATGCATATATGGAAAGTCTGAAACCTGCAGCAGATGTAGAGAAGTTTAGATCTGAAATTAAGTCTCACCTGATCAGTGAAAAATATACTCCATTTAAATTAAAAGATTTAAATGGCAGGACGGTTAGCAGTGCTACAGATTTTAAAGATAAAATAGTAGTGATAGATTTCTGGGCCATGTGGTGTACACCTTGTAAATCAGCATTCCCCGGTATGCAGATGGTGGTAGATAAATATGCGAAAGATAAGCATGTCGCATTTTATTTTATTGCTACGCAGGCTGCCAATAAAAACTATAAAGAGGAAATCAAGAGCTATATTAGCAAATCAGGTTACCGCTTCAATGTATTGTTGGATGAAATTACAAGCAAAGGTGCACAGGACCAGGTATTCAGATCTATGGCATCGGTGTTCAGGTCATCTGGTATTCCACGCAAGGTGGTGCTGAAGAATGGCGTGATCCGCTGGACATCAGAAGGATATGGTGGTAGTGCGAGCAAACTGGTGGATGAACTGAGCTATGTAATTGACCTGTTAAAAAATGAGAATTGA
- a CDS encoding RagB/SusD family nutrient uptake outer membrane protein, which produces MKKVIFYIAVALLATGCRKYVEIDQIGQRVLTYTSDYRALMDNSSEMENCFGLATYSNDDTRFLDTNKQIQMTDIYYNAYQWKSQYWADAQSDADWDKMYKTIYNCNLTLEGVLNSTKGTDADKKQIYAEALVHRAYTFWVLVNLYGKQYDSTTASTDLGIPMVVSTDLYASLKRASVQTVYNQILTDLLASVDALPSLPDYNTRPSKAGVYAVLARVYLCIRQFDKARSYAEQALALQNGLLDLRNYQTSTSGFPQRLKDPEVIFSKVSNGYYQGMQLDTALLTLLGTNDLRYKLFVRPGSNFYPTFNGYGYSRYMYTREYYPLYQGPNVPEMMLIIAEAAARSNDASTAVSMINSIREKRFATTDYVAVDAATGADAMQLVIAERRREFFGTGLRWFDQKRLNKDAAYQVTISRTFKGVTTTLLPNSNRYVFPIGNKYILLNPEIEQNPE; this is translated from the coding sequence ATGAAAAAAGTAATTTTCTATATAGCGGTTGCACTGTTAGCAACAGGTTGCCGCAAATACGTGGAGATCGATCAGATAGGACAGCGGGTGCTGACCTATACCAGTGATTACAGGGCGCTGATGGATAACTCCAGCGAAATGGAGAACTGTTTCGGGCTGGCTACCTATTCCAACGATGATACCCGGTTCCTGGATACGAACAAACAGATCCAGATGACTGATATCTATTACAATGCTTATCAATGGAAATCTCAATACTGGGCAGATGCACAATCTGATGCTGACTGGGATAAAATGTATAAAACCATTTACAACTGTAACCTGACGCTGGAAGGTGTGCTGAACAGTACAAAAGGTACAGATGCCGATAAAAAGCAGATTTATGCTGAAGCATTGGTACATCGTGCATATACCTTTTGGGTACTGGTAAATCTATATGGTAAACAGTATGACAGTACAACAGCTTCTACTGACCTGGGTATCCCGATGGTGGTATCTACTGATTTGTACGCCAGTTTGAAGAGGGCTTCTGTACAGACTGTGTACAACCAGATACTGACTGACCTGCTGGCATCTGTAGATGCATTGCCATCTTTGCCAGACTATAATACCCGTCCATCCAAAGCAGGTGTATATGCTGTACTGGCAAGGGTATACCTGTGCATAAGACAGTTTGACAAAGCGCGTAGTTATGCAGAACAGGCATTGGCATTGCAGAATGGTTTGCTTGACCTGCGTAATTACCAGACCAGTACTTCCGGCTTTCCACAGCGTCTGAAAGATCCTGAAGTGATCTTCTCTAAGGTCAGCAATGGATATTACCAGGGTATGCAGCTGGATACAGCATTGCTCACATTGCTGGGTACAAATGATCTGCGTTATAAGCTGTTCGTAAGGCCAGGTAGTAACTTCTATCCTACATTCAATGGTTACGGCTACTCCCGCTATATGTATACACGGGAGTACTATCCGCTCTACCAGGGGCCAAACGTGCCTGAAATGATGCTGATCATAGCTGAAGCAGCTGCCCGCTCAAATGATGCCAGCACTGCTGTGAGTATGATCAACTCCATCCGTGAAAAACGTTTTGCTACTACCGACTACGTAGCAGTAGATGCAGCTACCGGTGCAGACGCGATGCAACTCGTGATCGCAGAAAGAAGAAGAGAATTTTTCGGTACAGGTCTCAGATGGTTTGACCAGAAACGCCTGAACAAAGATGCGGCCTACCAGGTAACAATATCCCGCACTTTTAAGGGTGTCACCACTACATTATTGCCAAACAGTAATCGCTATGTTTTCCCGATTGGCAACAAGTATATCCTGTTAAATCCAGAGATAGAACAAAATCCAGAGTAA
- a CDS encoding SusC/RagA family TonB-linked outer membrane protein translates to MKLTIVLMTVAFMGVYASGRSQSVTMSGNNISLEKTFSTIRTQTGYLVFCDRELLSEAAPVSVAATNMPLNQFLELIFKNQSLQYLIREQTIFVSKKIKLPGVPEVISTVPVEGIVHEAGGYPLEGATVKVKNSPVSVITNSKGYFDLNAKVGDVLVITFVGFEPQEIKITNTTTLDIALKRQVVNVDEVTVSVSTGYQTISKERATGSYGVITAKEIAATPTIDIMQRLEGKVPGVKIDVNTGLVQIRSTNTYATNSEPLVVIDGFPMIAVGDNQRLTSIGNSQMANNTVLSKINPEDIDQITFLKDAVATSVWGAKGANGVIVITTKHGKKGLPTLNFSSTVGVASAPKFSKMHWMSTAEYVDLEKDLVNKGFITDAKQSDYYDPLYASNPSEVQEWLFKVQRGEATQAEADAAIDEISKRSNEGQIRQYLLRKAISQQYNLSISGGNDVNSYYISANHNRDNPIYRSNNADNTNLTANLSNKLWNNRVTISTGFSYQIANTKTNQAAVDALGATTTSLRPYDMLVNSDGSLIQRSIKFRPEFADSLTNLGYLPFTYNAIQELNYSNNKSTANTARFNSGINVKITPWLTADVSGQYQRYNYYLSTINEIDSYVGRMNMNTFTTISSTTGRPVYSIPYGGTYYIQQSMNSEYALRGQLNFNKTIHSYHHITALAGSEIRQTYTKGDASTRYGYDQDANTFGSIDPSTYYNTMYGYTQQIGNNLSAITEQRNRYLSYFGNVAYNYKAKYDLSGSARFDDYTLLGIDRSKRAKPFWSIGGKWNVQQENFMQSFSWLSNLSARLTYGTGGSVPLAGYNIAVITLGSTDNNTQLPTGTISNPANQQLQWETTRTLNGGLDIGVFNNRLTASIDVYHKWSNGIVVYQPYNSTYGWSYVYFNSGKLQSHGIDLGLTATWMDTKDMTFRSNINFAYSTNKVTDSRYNNFTVNALLGGAQTLDGYPIGAQFVYRSAGLDETGQTQIYDKNNKIIKSTEAIPTTFSKDDLKYAGVKAAPYYGGFLNNFRYKNFDLQVQITYYMGGKFMKPSVNGYPQYSSFYGVLGRQEDFAKRWREAGDEAHTIVPGLDNLNYNSFQRYQFSDKLLRSGDNIRLQQISLGYHFPQSMLPKKVIKSLSISGNVRNLGMIWAANKEKYDPQYLNASSSFYSAPPVTSYLFNINASF, encoded by the coding sequence ATGAAGCTAACCATCGTATTAATGACCGTTGCATTCATGGGGGTTTATGCAAGTGGTCGATCTCAATCAGTGACAATGTCCGGCAATAATATTTCGCTGGAAAAAACATTTTCTACTATTCGTACGCAAACAGGATATCTCGTATTCTGTGACCGTGAATTATTGTCTGAAGCCGCTCCGGTTTCTGTAGCAGCGACTAACATGCCGCTGAACCAGTTCCTGGAACTGATCTTCAAAAATCAATCCCTGCAATACCTGATCCGCGAGCAGACGATCTTCGTGAGTAAGAAGATAAAACTGCCTGGTGTACCTGAAGTGATCAGTACTGTACCTGTAGAAGGTATCGTGCACGAGGCCGGTGGATACCCGCTGGAAGGTGCGACTGTGAAGGTGAAGAATAGCCCCGTGTCTGTGATCACCAATTCAAAAGGGTATTTTGACCTGAATGCAAAAGTGGGCGATGTGCTGGTAATTACATTTGTAGGGTTTGAGCCACAGGAGATAAAGATCACCAATACCACCACACTTGATATTGCTTTGAAAAGACAGGTGGTGAATGTAGATGAAGTTACTGTGAGTGTGAGCACCGGTTACCAGACGATTTCCAAAGAAAGAGCGACAGGGTCTTATGGTGTGATCACTGCAAAAGAAATTGCAGCTACACCTACAATTGATATCATGCAAAGACTGGAAGGTAAGGTACCGGGTGTGAAAATAGATGTGAACACCGGTCTTGTACAGATCAGAAGTACCAATACCTATGCTACTAATTCAGAACCGCTGGTGGTGATAGATGGTTTCCCCATGATTGCTGTCGGTGATAACCAAAGACTGACCTCCATTGGTAATTCCCAGATGGCCAACAATACTGTACTGTCTAAAATCAACCCTGAAGATATTGACCAGATCACTTTCCTCAAGGATGCGGTAGCCACTTCTGTATGGGGGGCAAAAGGTGCGAATGGTGTGATCGTGATCACGACCAAGCACGGTAAGAAAGGGTTACCTACGTTGAACTTTTCTTCCACCGTTGGGGTGGCGTCTGCGCCAAAATTTTCCAAAATGCACTGGATGAGCACTGCTGAGTATGTAGACCTGGAAAAAGACCTGGTGAACAAGGGATTTATTACTGATGCCAAGCAGAGTGATTATTATGATCCTTTGTATGCAAGTAATCCAAGTGAAGTGCAGGAATGGCTCTTCAAAGTACAGCGTGGCGAAGCGACACAGGCAGAAGCGGATGCGGCCATAGATGAAATTTCTAAACGCAGTAATGAAGGACAGATCAGGCAATACCTGCTACGCAAAGCAATCTCACAGCAGTATAACCTGTCTATTTCCGGTGGTAATGATGTCAATTCTTATTACATCTCTGCCAACCATAACAGGGATAATCCAATTTATAGAAGTAACAATGCTGACAATACTAACCTGACAGCTAACCTCTCCAATAAACTGTGGAACAACAGGGTGACGATCAGTACAGGTTTTAGCTACCAGATTGCTAATACAAAAACGAACCAGGCCGCAGTAGATGCATTGGGCGCTACTACCACATCTCTTCGTCCATACGATATGCTGGTAAACAGCGATGGTAGCCTGATACAACGTTCTATTAAATTCCGTCCGGAATTTGCAGACAGCCTGACGAACCTTGGTTATCTTCCCTTTACCTATAACGCTATCCAGGAGTTAAACTATAGCAATAACAAGAGTACTGCCAATACAGCCCGATTCAATTCCGGTATCAATGTTAAGATCACGCCATGGCTGACAGCAGATGTATCTGGTCAGTATCAGCGTTATAACTATTACCTGAGCACGATCAATGAAATAGACAGCTATGTGGGTCGTATGAATATGAATACTTTTACTACTATATCTTCTACTACGGGCAGACCAGTGTATAGTATTCCTTACGGGGGTACTTATTATATCCAGCAGTCTATGAACAGTGAATATGCACTGCGCGGACAACTGAATTTCAATAAAACCATTCACAGTTATCATCACATTACAGCGCTGGCAGGTTCTGAAATACGCCAGACGTATACAAAAGGTGATGCGAGTACCCGTTATGGATATGATCAGGATGCAAATACCTTTGGTTCCATCGATCCATCCACCTATTACAATACAATGTATGGGTACACCCAGCAGATTGGTAATAACCTGAGTGCCATCACAGAGCAGAGGAACCGTTACCTGTCTTACTTTGGTAATGTGGCTTACAATTACAAAGCGAAGTATGACCTGTCTGGTAGTGCCCGCTTTGATGATTATACCCTGTTAGGTATTGATCGCAGCAAACGTGCGAAACCTTTCTGGTCTATAGGTGGTAAATGGAACGTTCAGCAGGAAAACTTTATGCAGTCATTCAGCTGGCTGAGTAACCTGAGTGCACGGCTGACTTACGGTACAGGTGGTTCTGTTCCATTGGCAGGTTATAATATAGCCGTCATTACCCTGGGCTCTACTGACAATAACACACAGTTGCCAACAGGTACTATCAGCAATCCGGCTAACCAGCAGCTGCAATGGGAAACTACCCGCACCCTGAATGGTGGCCTGGATATCGGCGTGTTCAACAACCGCCTCACTGCCAGCATCGATGTATATCATAAATGGAGCAATGGTATTGTAGTGTACCAGCCGTACAACTCTACTTATGGATGGTCTTACGTATACTTCAACTCAGGTAAACTCCAGAGCCATGGTATTGACCTGGGGCTGACAGCCACCTGGATGGATACAAAAGATATGACCTTCAGGTCTAACATCAACTTTGCTTACAGCACTAATAAGGTAACAGACAGCCGTTACAACAATTTTACTGTGAATGCTCTCTTAGGCGGTGCACAGACGTTGGATGGTTATCCAATCGGAGCTCAGTTTGTATACCGTTCTGCAGGCCTGGATGAAACCGGTCAGACGCAGATCTACGATAAGAATAATAAGATCATCAAAAGTACAGAAGCGATTCCAACCACTTTTAGTAAAGATGACCTGAAATATGCAGGTGTGAAAGCTGCTCCTTACTATGGGGGATTCCTGAACAACTTCAGGTATAAGAATTTTGACCTGCAGGTACAGATTACTTATTACATGGGTGGTAAGTTTATGAAACCATCAGTGAATGGTTATCCTCAGTACTCTTCTTTCTATGGTGTACTGGGTCGCCAGGAAGATTTTGCAAAGAGATGGCGTGAAGCAGGTGACGAAGCACACACGATAGTGCCTGGCCTCGATAACCTGAACTACAATAGCTTCCAGCGTTATCAATTTTCAGATAAGCTGTTAAGAAGTGGCGACAATATCCGCCTGCAGCAGATTTCACTGGGTTATCATTTCCCACAAAGCATGTTGCCTAAGAAGGTGATCAAGAGCCTTTCCATTAGTGGCAATGTGCGTAACCTGGGGATGATCTGGGCAGCGAACAAGGAAAAATATGATCCGCAGTACCTGAACGCCAGCAGCAGTTTTTACAGTGCGCCTCCGGTGACCAGCTATTTGTTTAACATTAATGCATCATTCTAA
- a CDS encoding FecR family protein translates to MSDEQIIHLIHKYRSGTLTEAEELAFFSWYAEVEADAFHRILQQAGEVDYVPASPAFLSSMQERLQHKEGVVRRMPFLRRAAAAAAIIVLGASAWYVFKPQRRPLPPMEVATVNDVQPGKSGAVLTLANGQVIALDSTGNGVIANQNGTTVTLKNGSLSYNADKAASVSYNMIHTPNARQFKLVLPDGTTVWLNAGSSLKYPTAFTGSDRTVTITGEAFFDVAKDAVHPFVVEVANQMKVQVLGTQFNINAYTDEQQIKATLIQGSIRVNKGAAAVVLQPGQQAQVNDDITVNSHINTAQVTAWKDGVFNFDDLGVEAVMHQLARWYDIEVVYEQGIPTSRFYGEIGRNLSLAQVLEGLKLSGVHFRIEGKRLIVLP, encoded by the coding sequence ATGAGCGACGAGCAGATCATCCATTTAATTCATAAATACAGGAGCGGTACACTGACCGAAGCGGAGGAGCTGGCTTTTTTTAGCTGGTATGCTGAAGTGGAGGCCGATGCGTTCCATCGTATCCTGCAACAGGCAGGAGAAGTGGATTATGTGCCAGCGTCGCCTGCGTTTCTGTCTTCAATGCAGGAGCGCTTACAACATAAAGAAGGGGTAGTCAGGAGAATGCCATTCCTGCGCCGCGCTGCTGCTGCAGCGGCCATCATTGTACTGGGCGCCTCCGCCTGGTACGTTTTCAAACCACAACGCAGACCTTTACCACCAATGGAAGTCGCAACAGTGAATGATGTACAACCCGGTAAAAGTGGTGCCGTGCTCACCCTCGCGAACGGCCAGGTCATAGCCCTGGATAGTACCGGTAATGGGGTGATTGCCAACCAGAATGGAACCACGGTGACATTAAAGAATGGTAGTCTGAGCTACAATGCAGACAAAGCCGCCTCCGTGAGCTACAACATGATCCATACGCCGAATGCCAGGCAGTTCAAACTGGTATTGCCGGATGGTACCACTGTATGGCTCAATGCAGGTAGTTCCCTCAAATATCCCACCGCCTTTACAGGTAGTGATAGGACCGTCACGATTACGGGTGAAGCCTTCTTCGATGTAGCAAAAGATGCAGTTCATCCTTTTGTAGTAGAAGTAGCCAACCAAATGAAAGTACAGGTACTGGGCACACAGTTCAATATCAATGCCTATACTGACGAACAGCAAATCAAAGCGACCCTGATACAGGGAAGTATCAGGGTGAACAAAGGTGCCGCAGCGGTTGTATTGCAACCGGGCCAACAGGCGCAGGTGAACGATGATATCACAGTAAACAGTCACATAAACACAGCACAGGTAACAGCCTGGAAAGATGGGGTCTTCAACTTCGATGATTTGGGAGTAGAGGCGGTCATGCATCAGCTGGCCAGATGGTATGATATCGAGGTGGTTTATGAACAGGGTATTCCAACCAGCCGATTCTATGGCGAAATAGGTCGTAACCTAAGCCTGGCACAGGTACTGGAAGGGTTAAAACTATCAGGGGTACATTTTAGAATTGAAGGTAAACGGCTGATCGTATTACCGTAA